A window of the Natronomonas salina genome harbors these coding sequences:
- a CDS encoding 30S ribosomal protein S17e codes for MAIKPAYVKKTATLLMERYPKAFGDDFEHNKDLVEELTNIESKSVRNRIAGYVTRKQRAPQAA; via the coding sequence ATGGCCATCAAGCCCGCCTACGTCAAGAAGACCGCGACGCTGCTCATGGAACGATACCCGAAGGCCTTCGGCGACGACTTCGAGCACAACAAGGACCTCGTCGAGGAGCTGACCAACATCGAGTCCAAGAGCGTCCGCAACCGCATCGCCGGGTACGTCACGCGGAAGCAGCGCGCGCCGCAGGCGGCGTAG
- a CDS encoding DUF447 domain-containing protein, producing MTVADDADWPVDLRGVTESVVTTLGPNDRWNVAALGLFAGDPVTARTWGRTRTWRNFRERGEGYVQFTPDPVDFVDAACSVREADDPLLESAAAWARVEVEAIEEGTENGTQWVEWELRPVESAVERRTVPTTNRGYNGVVEATVAASRLGVPGYDDEELRERLAYFADVVDRCGGDREHLAFDRLREHADLSE from the coding sequence GTGACCGTGGCCGACGACGCCGATTGGCCGGTCGACCTCCGGGGCGTCACCGAGTCGGTCGTGACGACGCTCGGTCCGAACGACCGCTGGAACGTCGCCGCCCTCGGGCTGTTCGCCGGCGACCCCGTAACCGCCCGCACCTGGGGGCGGACCCGGACGTGGCGCAACTTCCGCGAGCGTGGCGAGGGGTACGTCCAGTTCACGCCGGACCCCGTCGACTTCGTCGACGCCGCCTGTTCCGTCCGCGAGGCGGACGACCCGCTGCTCGAGAGCGCGGCCGCGTGGGCGCGCGTCGAGGTCGAAGCGATCGAGGAGGGCACCGAGAACGGGACGCAGTGGGTCGAGTGGGAGCTCAGACCGGTCGAGTCGGCCGTCGAGCGACGTACCGTCCCGACCACGAACCGGGGATACAACGGCGTCGTCGAGGCGACGGTGGCGGCCTCACGGCTCGGCGTCCCCGGATACGACGACGAGGAACTCCGGGAGCGACTCGCCTACTTCGCGGACGTCGTCGACCGCTGCGGCGGCGACCGCGAGCACCTGGCCTTCGATCGACTGCGCGAGCACGCCGACCTCTCGGAGTGA